A window from Malania oleifera isolate guangnan ecotype guangnan chromosome 7, ASM2987363v1, whole genome shotgun sequence encodes these proteins:
- the LOC131159484 gene encoding GDSL esterase/lipase At3g48460 produces the protein MASSSSLSVSLSSPFILITITTFVMFTFPLSSAASSFKKIYAFGDSYTDTGNTHSTTGPNSFVHVSRPPYGNTFFHHPTNRYSDGRLVIDFVAESLSLPYLPPYLNRKADVSHGVNFAVAGSTAIKHEFFVKNNLTLNITPESLQTQLIWFNKFLEGQGCRGPTTTRQCSAVFDDALIWVGEIGANDYAYTIGSSVPGTTIQELAIESVTGFLETMLMKGAKYFVVQGLPATGCLPLAMILAADNDRDDIGCAASANKQSYSHNVVLQAKLHDLRRQFPHSVIAYADFWNVYHMVMKGAGKYGFREPFKACCGSGGGPYNFAVYAACGSPSSSSCANPSQYINWDGVHLTEAMYKVIADSILQGSFCHPPFEYLLSRKGHLGSSVHH, from the exons atggcttcttcttcttctctctctgtaTCGCTCTCTTCTCCATTCATCCTCATCACCATCACCACCTTTGTCATGTTTACATTTCCGTTGTCTTCTGCTGCTTCCTCCTTCAAGAAGATCTACGCCTTTGGTGATTCGTATACGGACACCGGCAACACTCACTCAACCACCGGCCCAAACTCCTTTGTCCATGTATCGAGGCCTCCATATGGCAACACCTTCTTCCACCACCCCACCAACAGGTACTCAGATGGAAGGCTTGTGATTGACTTCGTAGCTGAATCCCTCTCACTTCCCTACTTGCCACCCTACCTTAATCGCAAAGCCGATGTATCCCACGGGGTGAACTTTGCTGTTGCTGGGTCCACAGCGATCAAACATGAGTTCTTTGTCAAGAATAACCTCACTCTAAACATAACTCCGGAGTCACTCCAAACTCAGCTCATTTGGTTCAACAAGTTCTTGGAGGGTCAAGGCTGCAGGGGCCCAACGACAACACGCCAGTGCTCAGCAGTTTTTGATGATGCATTGATCTGGGTTGGCGAAATCGGAGCCAATGATTATGCTTACACCATAGGGTCCTCAGTACCTGGCACTACCATTCAGGAGCTGGCAATCGAAAGTGTTACTGGGTTTTTAGAG ACAATGCTGATGAAGGGTGCAAAGTACTTTGTTGTCCAGGGTCTGCCGGCAACGGGATGCCTGCCCTTGGCTATGATACTGGCTGCTGATAATGACAGAGATGACATTGGTTGCGCTGCCAGTGCAAACAAACAGAGCTACAGCCACAACGTAGTCCTGCAAGCCAAGCTGCACGATCTGAGGAGACAATTCCCCCATTCTGTTATTGCCTATGCCGATTTCTGGAATGTCTATCACATGGTCATGAAGGGTGCTGGCAAGTATGGCTTCAGGGAGCCCTTCAAGGCATGCTGTGGATCTGGCGGTGGGCCCTATAACTTTGCTGTGTATGCTGCGTGCGGCTCGCCCAGTTCAAGCTCCTGCGCAAATCCTTCCCAATACATCAATTGGGATGGAGTTCACCTGACTGAAGCCATGTATAAAGTTATTGCCGATTCAATCCTCCAAGGGTCGTTCTGTCACCCTCCATTTGAGTACTTGTTGAGCAGAAAAGGGCATCTGGGATCAAGTGTTCACCACTGA
- the LOC131159494 gene encoding E3 ubiquitin-protein ligase AIRP2-like isoform X2, giving the protein MDYKLSGSSSYQESLKVLEADMQHANVLAASISKAKGGTCLQMKLVCKHLAPIFLFLFQWMDCSCTCLLPSFLNLFHIRVYKVCPNGRPTASSHGRKATIREFYAVILPSLQRLHGNSSMLDKTQEEDHCLELAAKKRLQEKKKLSDVDLEREDECGICMEPGTKIVLPNCCHAMCINCYHDWNMRSESCPFCRGSLKKVNSGDLWVLPCRSDVVDMETVSKEDILRFFLYINSLPKDIPDALFLMYYEYLI; this is encoded by the exons ATGGATTATAAGCTTTCTGGGTCTTCGTCTTACCAGGAGTCCCTCAAGGTTTTGGAGGCAGATATGCAGCACGCCAATGTGCT GGCAGCTTCTATTTCAAAAGCCAAGGGTGGTACTTGTCTTCAAATGAAGTTGGTTTGCAAGCATTTGGCACCCATCTTTCTATTTTTGTTCCAGTGGATGGATTGCTCATGCACATGTCTACTTCCTAGTTTTTTAAACCTCTTCCACATAAGAGTGTACAAG GTATGCCCAAATGGGAGACCTACTGCCTCATCACATGGAAGGAAAGCAACAATAAGGGAATTCTATG CTGTGATATTACCATCTCTTCAGCGTCTCCATGGTAACTCATCAATGCTCGATAAAACTCAAGAGGAAGATCACTGCCTTGAGCTTGCTGCCAAGAAGAGACTACAGGAAAAGAAGAAGCTTTCAGATGTGGATTTGGAGAGGGAAGATGAATGTGGCATCTGCATGGAGCCCGGCACCAAGATAGTGTTGCCTAATTGTTGTCATGCAATGTGCATCAACTGCTACCATGACTG GAACATGAGGTCGGAATCATGCCCATTTTGTAGGGGCAGTCTAAAGAAAGTAAATTCTGGGGACTTGTGGGTTCTCCCCTGCAGGAGTGATGTGGTTGACATGGAAACTGTATCAAAGGAAGACATTTTACGCTTTTTTCTCTATATAAACAGCCTACCTAAAGATATTCCTGATGCTCTTTTTCTAATGTATTATGAATACTTGATCTGA
- the LOC131159494 gene encoding E3 ubiquitin-protein ligase AIRP2-like isoform X1, with amino-acid sequence MDYKLSGSSSYQESLKVLEADMQHANVLLHNVCRAASISKAKGGTCLQMKLVCKHLAPIFLFLFQWMDCSCTCLLPSFLNLFHIRVYKVCPNGRPTASSHGRKATIREFYAVILPSLQRLHGNSSMLDKTQEEDHCLELAAKKRLQEKKKLSDVDLEREDECGICMEPGTKIVLPNCCHAMCINCYHDWNMRSESCPFCRGSLKKVNSGDLWVLPCRSDVVDMETVSKEDILRFFLYINSLPKDIPDALFLMYYEYLI; translated from the exons ATGGATTATAAGCTTTCTGGGTCTTCGTCTTACCAGGAGTCCCTCAAGGTTTTGGAGGCAGATATGCAGCACGCCAATGTGCT TTTGCATAATGTTTGCAGGGCAGCTTCTATTTCAAAAGCCAAGGGTGGTACTTGTCTTCAAATGAAGTTGGTTTGCAAGCATTTGGCACCCATCTTTCTATTTTTGTTCCAGTGGATGGATTGCTCATGCACATGTCTACTTCCTAGTTTTTTAAACCTCTTCCACATAAGAGTGTACAAG GTATGCCCAAATGGGAGACCTACTGCCTCATCACATGGAAGGAAAGCAACAATAAGGGAATTCTATG CTGTGATATTACCATCTCTTCAGCGTCTCCATGGTAACTCATCAATGCTCGATAAAACTCAAGAGGAAGATCACTGCCTTGAGCTTGCTGCCAAGAAGAGACTACAGGAAAAGAAGAAGCTTTCAGATGTGGATTTGGAGAGGGAAGATGAATGTGGCATCTGCATGGAGCCCGGCACCAAGATAGTGTTGCCTAATTGTTGTCATGCAATGTGCATCAACTGCTACCATGACTG GAACATGAGGTCGGAATCATGCCCATTTTGTAGGGGCAGTCTAAAGAAAGTAAATTCTGGGGACTTGTGGGTTCTCCCCTGCAGGAGTGATGTGGTTGACATGGAAACTGTATCAAAGGAAGACATTTTACGCTTTTTTCTCTATATAAACAGCCTACCTAAAGATATTCCTGATGCTCTTTTTCTAATGTATTATGAATACTTGATCTGA